In the genome of Muntiacus reevesi chromosome 5, mMunRee1.1, whole genome shotgun sequence, one region contains:
- the MSANTD2 gene encoding myb/SANT-like DNA-binding domain-containing protein 2 isoform X5, with protein MPPPFSSARGSGEPHSRPSPRERSARRGRVRGERPGTAGGLHAAAGARSRPPTSKPGPRAAPESGAAGCEGASLPGGAAAAAWKMAAPCGSELPANSPLKIPKMEVLSPASPDGLSDGNPSLSDPSTPRGASPLGPGSAAGSGAAASGGLGLGLGGRSAASSSVSFSPGGGGGGGAAAAAAAACRGMSWTPAETNALIAVWGNERLVEARYQQLEGAGTVFGSKAPGPAMYERVSRALAELGYERTPSQCRERIKMKYLSQREH; from the coding sequence ATGCCCCCACCCTTCTCCTCCGCTCGGGGATCCGGCGAGCCTCATTCCCGCCCCTCGCCCCGGGAGAGGAGCGCGCGCCGCGGCCGAGTGCGCGGAGAAAGGCCGGGGACGGCGGGCGGCCTCCACGCGGCCGCCGGGGCCCGCAGCCGCCCGCCTACCAGCAAGCCAGGCCCGAGGGCAGCCCCGGAGTCCGGGGCGGCCGGATGTGAGGGCGCGTCACTTCCGGGCGGTGCAGCGGCGGCCGCTTGGAAGATGGCTGCGCCCTGTGGCTCGGAGCTGCCCGCCAACTCGCCGCTAAAAATCCCGAAGATGGAGGTGCTCTCCCCGGCTTCTCCTGATGGCCTGAGCGACGGAAACCCATCGCTGTCCGACCCTTCCACGCCTCGGGGTGCCTCCCCGCTCGGGCCGGGCAGTGCGGCGGGCTCGGGGGCAGCGGCGTCCGGGGGTctcgggctggggctggggggccgCAGCGCCGCCTCGTCCTCGGTCTCCTTCTCCCCTGGTGGCGGCGGTGGTGGCGGGGCTgcggcagccgccgccgccgcctgccGGGGCATGTCGTGGACGCCGGCAGAGACGAACGCGCTCATCGCAGTGTGGGGCAACGAGCGGCTGGTGGAGGCACGGTACCAGCAGCTGGAGGGAGCCGGCACGGTGTTCGGCAGCAAGGCCCCCGGGCCGGCCATGTACGAGCGCGTGTCCCGGGCCCTGGCCGAGCTGGGCTACGAGCGGACCCCGTCCCAGTGCCGGGAGCGCATCAAG
- the MSANTD2 gene encoding myb/SANT-like DNA-binding domain-containing protein 2 isoform X4: protein MPPPFSSARGSGEPHSRPSPRERSARRGRVRGERPGTAGGLHAAAGARSRPPTSKPGPRAAPESGAAGCEGASLPGGAAAAAWKMAAPCGSELPANSPLKIPKMEVLSPASPDGLSDGNPSLSDPSTPRGASPLGPGSAAGSGAAASGGLGLGLGGRSAASSSVSFSPGGGGGGGAAAAAAAACRGMSWTPAETNALIAVWGNERLVEARYQQLEGAGTVFGSKAPGPAMYERVSRALAELGYERTPSQCRERIKLVRCPELNAVFQLWPHRC from the coding sequence ATGCCCCCACCCTTCTCCTCCGCTCGGGGATCCGGCGAGCCTCATTCCCGCCCCTCGCCCCGGGAGAGGAGCGCGCGCCGCGGCCGAGTGCGCGGAGAAAGGCCGGGGACGGCGGGCGGCCTCCACGCGGCCGCCGGGGCCCGCAGCCGCCCGCCTACCAGCAAGCCAGGCCCGAGGGCAGCCCCGGAGTCCGGGGCGGCCGGATGTGAGGGCGCGTCACTTCCGGGCGGTGCAGCGGCGGCCGCTTGGAAGATGGCTGCGCCCTGTGGCTCGGAGCTGCCCGCCAACTCGCCGCTAAAAATCCCGAAGATGGAGGTGCTCTCCCCGGCTTCTCCTGATGGCCTGAGCGACGGAAACCCATCGCTGTCCGACCCTTCCACGCCTCGGGGTGCCTCCCCGCTCGGGCCGGGCAGTGCGGCGGGCTCGGGGGCAGCGGCGTCCGGGGGTctcgggctggggctggggggccgCAGCGCCGCCTCGTCCTCGGTCTCCTTCTCCCCTGGTGGCGGCGGTGGTGGCGGGGCTgcggcagccgccgccgccgcctgccGGGGCATGTCGTGGACGCCGGCAGAGACGAACGCGCTCATCGCAGTGTGGGGCAACGAGCGGCTGGTGGAGGCACGGTACCAGCAGCTGGAGGGAGCCGGCACGGTGTTCGGCAGCAAGGCCCCCGGGCCGGCCATGTACGAGCGCGTGTCCCGGGCCCTGGCCGAGCTGGGCTACGAGCGGACCCCGTCCCAGTGCCGGGAGCGCATCAAG